The sequence ACTCCTCCATCCCTTCGCGGGGGGAGTTGGCTTCGTCGTTGACCATGACGACGTGGGTCATGCCGGCCTTGTAGCCAGCGAAGCCCTGCAGCGCGGGTGCGCCGTCGTCGTCGGGCCACGAGCGAATGCGCGGGACTTCGTCAGTCGCGCGCTTGCGCGGGCCAAAGCCCATCGAGCCTTTTCGTGGTCTGCTTGGTTGTGGCATGGATTTACTCCGTGAGATTCAGGGGCGCGAGCGACGCGAACATCGCTTCTTCCGTTCGCACCGTCTCGCTTCCCTGTCGCGGAATCGTATTCAGCCAGAGGTCGAACCCCGGATCGGGTTCGACTGTTCCGTCGCCGTCGGCGACAGCCTCGACGGCCAAGTCGAGGATAGCCGGGAGCCCTCGCCCGGGTGCACCGAACGCAACGGTCAGATCACCGTCGTCGATTCGCCCGACGAGTTCCGTCAGGCGACCGACCGACAGCGTCGTCCCGTGGCGGGACGCGGCGATCCGAACCCCTGCATCGGGGCGGGCCAGCACTTCCGGCAGGTCCGCGCGTTGGACCTCGAACCCCGGTAGGGGGTCGTCGACGATCCGTGCGCGGACGGGTTCTCTCGAAGAGATCCTGATGGCGACGCGCTCTCCGGCCGACACCTCCATCCCGTCTGGGAGGAGGAGGGAGATTGGGTGTTGCAGTCCGCAATTGACCCGGACGCGGCCGTCAGGTCCGACCTCGGTCACGATTCCCTCTTGTAACGACCCCGGGCTCTCAGACCCGGGGCCGGTCCGTGACGAGACACGAAGGGGCGGCAGAACGCCGACGTACTCCAGTTCGTCGCGTGTGCCCCACACCTCCTTCCGGAGATAGGGGGGCGTCGCAGCGTACCGAAGGACCGTCTCGACGAAGCCGCCGCCCCAGCGCCGTTCGCCCTCCCCGTCGGGGAAGACGACCAGGCGGTCCGCCCGAAACACCGTCGCCGCGCGGGCGACGTAACCGAGTTTGCGAGTTGCCTCGCGTTTGTCCTCGGCTTCTCGGACGACAGACGACGGCACGAGTACGGTGAACGTCATGCCGATCCGTTTCGCGTCACGTCACTAGACTGTGATGGTTCTACCGCATCCTCCGGTAAAAGGGTAGCGAAACTCACGGGCGGCTGTGAGGCGCTCACACGCCTCAGAACGCCGATTCGTGGGCTTCGGTCACACGGCATCTGTCCCCACGCCGGCCGCTATTTCTCGGCGATTTCGGAACGCTTAATTATCTATCCCGGTTTGGTGTGAATGCGAAGGGCGCTGGTAGTGTAGTGGTATCACGTGACCTTGCCATGGTCACAACCTGGGTTCAAATCCCAGCCAGCGCACTTTTCCCGAACTCAACGAACGAGGAGCGGAGCGACGAGTGAGCTGTGAGGGAAAATCGCTCCTGATTTGAACCCTACCAGTCGCGCACAGCGACCGGAGGGAGCGAGCACGTCTGGTTTCGGTTCAAATCCCAGCCAGCGCACTTTCCCGAATTCAACGACCGAGGAGCGATTCGTTCCGTGACGAACCCTTTTCACCCTGACTCCCTCACCGCAAGCCATGCATCGACGCGCGTTGCTCGCCGCGACGGGAACCTGTCTCGCGGGACTCGCTGGCTGTGGTGCCGACGGCTCCACCGAGACGTCGACCTCCACCCCGACCTCCACCTCCACGCAGACGACGACCACGCCGCCACCGACGTCCACGCCCCCCGAACAGCGCTACCGGCCGCAGTTGCTCGACGTGGGACTCGTCTCGACGTGGGCGGAGGCTGG is a genomic window of Haloplanus vescus containing:
- a CDS encoding putative RNA uridine N3 methyltransferase, which translates into the protein MTFTVLVPSSVVREAEDKREATRKLGYVARAATVFRADRLVVFPDGEGERRWGGGFVETVLRYAATPPYLRKEVWGTRDELEYVGVLPPLRVSSRTGPGSESPGSLQEGIVTEVGPDGRVRVNCGLQHPISLLLPDGMEVSAGERVAIRISSREPVRARIVDDPLPGFEVQRADLPEVLARPDAGVRIAASRHGTTLSVGRLTELVGRIDDGDLTVAFGAPGRGLPAILDLAVEAVADGDGTVEPDPGFDLWLNTIPRQGSETVRTEEAMFASLAPLNLTE